In Desulforegula conservatrix Mb1Pa, one DNA window encodes the following:
- a CDS encoding nitroreductase, producing the protein MSVSEALKNRVSIRAFLDKPVPEETLKKIFTDAQLSPSNCNVQPWQVYVVSGAKKDEIKNKMVAAVMSGQAPNPDFDWKVKYEGVHRDRQFGSAHALYSSMGIERSDKEGRMLAMLRNWTFFDAPHAVFFTMDKYLNIMGAVDIGIYAQTLSLLMTENGISSCMQGALGQFPDPVREALGIPDERGILFGMSFGYADENAPVNKTRTEREPVENSVIFLG; encoded by the coding sequence ATGTCAGTATCAGAAGCACTAAAAAACCGTGTCTCAATCCGCGCTTTTCTTGACAAACCTGTTCCAGAGGAAACCCTTAAAAAAATTTTCACTGATGCCCAGCTGTCACCTTCAAACTGTAATGTTCAGCCATGGCAGGTATATGTAGTTTCAGGAGCCAAGAAAGATGAAATTAAAAACAAAATGGTTGCGGCGGTTATGAGCGGACAGGCACCAAATCCTGATTTTGACTGGAAAGTAAAATACGAAGGAGTTCATCGTGATCGTCAATTCGGCTCAGCGCACGCCCTTTACAGTTCAATGGGAATTGAGCGCAGCGACAAGGAAGGCAGAATGCTTGCCATGCTAAGAAACTGGACTTTTTTTGACGCACCCCACGCTGTCTTTTTCACAATGGACAAATACCTGAACATCATGGGAGCCGTAGACATCGGAATTTACGCTCAAACCCTTTCCCTGCTCATGACTGAGAACGGAATTTCAAGCTGCATGCAGGGGGCGCTCGGTCAATTTCCTGATCCTGTGCGCGAAGCACTGGGCATCCCTGATGAGCGCGGGATTTTATTTGGAATGTCATTCGGATACGCGGATGAAAACGCTCCTGTAAACAAAACCAGAACAGAACGCGAGCCTGTCGAAAACTCAGTGATTTTTCTCGGCTGA